From one Pontibacillus sp. HMF3514 genomic stretch:
- the msrB gene encoding peptide-methionine (R)-S-oxide reductase MsrB, giving the protein MTHKQLEKATFAGGCFWCMVEPFDERPGIHEVVSGYTGGDIEHPTYLDLISKDTGHVEAVQITYDPEIFPYERLLEVFWQQIDPTDAGGQFADRGDHYQTIIFYHNEEQKQMAEESKRKLENSGKFSSPIVTKILEAKPFYPAEEKHQEYYKKQPYHYKMYKKGSGRKEFIEKHWNLDKDPEKLKETLTPLQYKVTQEGGTETPFQNEFHDHEEDGIYVDIVSGEPLFSSRDKYDAGCGWPSFTRPIDTYYVDENMDTSHGMIRTEVKSHHADSHLGHVFEDGPKDEGGLRYCINSAALKFIPKDRLEEEGYGHLTYIFQ; this is encoded by the coding sequence GTGACACATAAGCAACTAGAGAAAGCAACATTTGCAGGCGGATGTTTCTGGTGTATGGTGGAACCCTTTGATGAACGCCCAGGTATCCATGAAGTTGTATCTGGTTATACAGGTGGAGATATTGAACACCCAACTTATCTTGACTTAATCTCAAAGGATACAGGTCATGTAGAAGCAGTACAAATAACTTACGATCCAGAGATTTTTCCTTACGAGCGTTTGCTAGAGGTATTCTGGCAACAAATTGATCCAACAGATGCAGGTGGACAATTTGCTGATCGTGGTGACCATTATCAAACGATCATTTTTTATCATAATGAGGAACAAAAGCAAATGGCTGAGGAATCCAAGCGAAAACTAGAAAATAGCGGAAAGTTTTCTTCCCCAATTGTCACTAAGATTCTCGAGGCAAAGCCATTTTATCCAGCAGAGGAGAAACATCAAGAGTATTATAAAAAACAGCCTTATCACTATAAAATGTACAAAAAAGGTTCTGGACGTAAAGAATTCATTGAAAAGCATTGGAATCTTGATAAGGATCCAGAGAAATTAAAAGAGACGTTGACGCCTCTTCAGTATAAGGTCACACAAGAAGGCGGAACAGAAACGCCATTTCAAAATGAATTTCATGACCATGAAGAAGATGGGATCTATGTAGATATTGTTTCTGGAGAGCCATTATTTAGCTCTCGTGATAAATATGATGCTGGATGTGGGTGGCCTAGTTTTACTAGACCCATCGACACCTATTATGTTGATGAAAACATGGATACTTCGCATGGTATGATTCGTACTGAAGTGAAAAGCCATCATGCTGATTCACACTTAGGCCACGTTTTTGAAGATGGTCCTAAGGATGAAGGTGGACTTCGTTATTGTATTAATTCAGCAGCCTTAAAGTTTATTCCTAAGGATCGATTAGAAGAAGAAGGATACGGTCATTTAACTTATATCTTTCAATAA
- a CDS encoding YqfQ family protein, which translates to MPPGIRPMGQNGFMPGPGMNSMNPFGMSTNMRQPMPFSGFEGPQSFFNQGSSGWNGMSAMNGMQGFPNMQGMGSRAGGNLLSNLFQSSAGGGGLPQLGALGQGVGSAGGGVSGMLNNVQQVLKMAQSAAPMIQQYGPMVRNIPTMVKLMKIMREPDEGEIDENNSSEQQGIQSQPSSQNSDEINKNSQQVQSNQPTTTNGASQPRLYI; encoded by the coding sequence ATGCCTCCAGGAATAAGACCTATGGGGCAAAACGGATTTATGCCAGGACCCGGTATGAATTCAATGAACCCATTTGGAATGAGTACGAATATGCGTCAGCCTATGCCATTCTCTGGATTTGAAGGTCCACAAAGCTTTTTTAACCAAGGTTCATCAGGTTGGAATGGTATGTCTGCAATGAATGGAATGCAAGGGTTCCCAAACATGCAAGGGATGGGAAGTCGTGCAGGTGGAAATTTATTATCTAACCTTTTTCAATCTTCAGCAGGCGGCGGAGGGCTTCCTCAATTGGGAGCGCTAGGTCAAGGAGTAGGTAGTGCTGGAGGGGGCGTATCAGGTATGCTGAATAATGTACAGCAGGTGTTAAAAATGGCACAATCTGCTGCGCCTATGATTCAGCAATATGGTCCAATGGTTCGAAACATCCCAACCATGGTTAAGCTTATGAAAATTATGCGTGAGCCTGATGAAGGTGAAATAGATGAAAATAATTCTTCTGAACAACAAGGAATCCAATCTCAGCCTTCATCACAGAACTCTGATGAAATAAATAAGAATTCTCAACAAGTTCAATCAAATCAACCAACTACAACGAATGGAGCGTCTCAACCTCGGTTATACATTTAA